A window from Ananas comosus cultivar F153 unplaced genomic scaffold, ASM154086v1, whole genome shotgun sequence encodes these proteins:
- the LOC109705985 gene encoding uncharacterized protein LOC109705985, whose product MEKLFYDTFVEERYRVWFATHHLDCEAYRWWVDICEDPRVDLPAITWTRFKELLLTTYFPQSAKRQMERDLRNLRQGDKTVAEYEREFSRLLHCVPFVVRDDEDRARIFEVGLRPVIFRLVQASNLSTYREVVNRALIVEKGEEIVKERDVVDRSKGKRPAAESSGQQSFRRPSKYPRG is encoded by the coding sequence atggagaaactATTCTATGATACTTTTGTTGAGGAACGATACAgagtttggtttgcgacgcACCATTTGGActgcgaggcttacaggtggtgggtggatatCTGTGAGGACCCTCGTGTGGATTTGCCAGCGATTacctggacgaggttcaaggaattaCTGTTGACAACCTATTTTCCACAGAGTGCGAAAAGGCAAATGGAAAGGGATCTGAGAAACCTGAGGCAGGGGGACAAGACAGTAGCAGAGTATGAgagagagttctcccgattactgcATTGTGTCCCTTTTGTGGttagagatgatgaggacagGGCTCgtatttttgaggtgggtttgcggccTGTGATTTTCAGATtagtccaggcgtcaaacctctctACTTATAGGGAAGTGGTGAATCGGGCCTTGATTGTTGAGAAAGGGGAGGAAATTGTGAAAGAAAGAGATGTTGTGGATCGAAGTAAAGGAAAGAGGCCAGCAGCTGAGAGTAGTGGTCAGCAATCCTTTAGGAGACCGTCGAAGTATCCGAGAGGCTAG